TAGCAGGCACAGCAAGTTGATGGTTTCTTGTTCAAAAAAGTTTTgcttataattttcaaatataaccaTCAAATTAAGGATTCTTCTATCTTGTCAATAATTTCTCAGTTTttgtttgcaaaaaaaaaaaagaaaaaaagcctGCATGGTTTGGCACGATGTGGTGTGGGGATACTGGTAGAGGTATGGAAGAGCAAGTATTATGCTAAATAGTATGAAGTCTGTCTACTTACTGTTTGaccacttttctttttattcttgctGGTTGTAGATTTTATTCTTTAGTACTGTGTTCTAAAGCCTACAATGTGTAAATTTCAGGGGAACGATTCTCTGAGATAGTTGGAAGTCCATATTATATGGCTCCTGAGGTTCTCAAACGGAATTATGGGCAAGAAATTGATATATGGAGTGCAGGAGTCATTCTCTATATTTTGTTGTGTGGGGTTCCTCCTTTTTGGGCTGGTAAGTGTCTTTTTGTTGAGTTCCTTTGTCCCCATGTGGATGCATGCATATATGGTGGATGTGTGATGTATGATGTTTCAGAGTGAGTTCAATTGTTATTCCTACCTGTTTTTTATGCAGAGTCTGAACAAGGTGTTGCACAGGCAATTCTTCGTGGGTTAATAGATTTCAAACGGGATCCATGGCCAAATATTTCAGAGAGTGCTAAGAGTCTAGTCCGACAAATGTTGGAACCAGACCCAAAGCTCCGGCTTACTGCAAAGCAAGTGCTTGGTACTGACATTTCCTCTGTGCTACTCCTCTTGTGCATGTTTCAGGGAAGGGAGGTGGATGGAGATGCATAGGCATTTAGGCGCATCCTTTCATGATTAATGTTCcttttcttcatcttcaaatATAACACTTAAAACCTTACTAATATGAGCTTTCCATGGTTCCTTTAAAATACCAAGATCTATGTTCCTGATTTGCTCTACATCAAATGTTAATAATTACTGATAGTTTGCCTAAATCTATGTTTCCTCTTTTCACAGAGCATCCTTGGCTCCAAAACGCTAAAAAAGCCCCCAATGTGCCTCTTGGTGATGTTGTTAAGTCAAGGCTTAAACAATTTTCAATGATGAACAGATTCAAAAGAAAAGCCCTACGGGTTGGTTCATTACTACTAAGAATTTTGCTagatcatttattatttttctttcatagcTAAAGGAATCTTAAAAGGTAATTTGATTTAGGTTATTGCTGAGTTCTTATCCGTTGAAGAAGTTGAAGATATCAAAGTTATGTTCAATAAAATGGACACTGACAATGATGGCATTGTTTCGGTCGAAGAGCTGAAAGCCGGATTTAAAAATTATGGTTCACAGCTTGCAGAGCCTGAGGTGCAGATGCTCATTGAAGCTGTGAGTGTGTTATGGTTTACACTCTGCCATAAATTAACAAGTattatgatgttttatttttattggtttgtACTAATTCCTAGCAAAATAGCAGTCAAATTTCTTTCTGTTTCTCATTCAATATACCTTTTCAGAGTGTAGTCAATACTTCATAAGTATTAGTTGACCTAGGCATGTTATTATTGGAACTTATTTGAGTAGATTGGAGGCCACCTATTTGGTATCTCCTGTTGTCTCTTACAGTAACTTTATTTGTTAGTATTAACATTATTGTCTGCTacctttctcttcttttccccCCACTGGAGTATGTTCTTAAAGTAGTTCGATGTATGGTCAAGTAACAAGTTGGAGTGGACGGCCTTTGGCCGCCAGTGTCCTCACCTCCTGCAATTTTAAATTTGCACTGACAAAAACCATGTAATTGGGAGGCTAAGATTTCCTAGTGTGACTAGATTTTCCAAGCAGATAAGCAAGAACCTGGTTTAGTTTTTGTAAGAATAGACTAATCTTTTGGACCGTAGGGTATTCAGCTTTTACTTCGCAAACTTGGATGTGCTTGGTTGAGTGAAAAAGTGGAAGGATGGATGAAGAGtggaaaaatggaaagaaaataaattttaagtttgctTGGTAGGAAGGAAAAATGAGACGAAAGAAAATAGGATAGATGACCATTTTCCTTCATAATGCATTAAACCAATTATTTCTAATTAAGAAAGGTGGAAGTTTAGTGTGCATTTTACAAGATTATGCATTTTCTAAATGTGATTTTCTTTCCTGTTCTTTTTCAACTCTAACTAGCATTggatataaagaaaattaattttcttttcatttttccatttttcttaccAAGCACACACTAATggaaagaataataatatattttctttctatttttctcccCCTCTAGTTTTTCATCTTTCCTATTAAGCAAAGCCTAAGATTGTTTTCGTGAAGGATTTGTATGGTATTGATCAAAGATTTTACTTTTAGTTGTTTCTGTGGTTGTACTTTTCTGATATTTTAATACTAGAGTCAATTGCTAGTGCTACTTCCCCCTCCTTTTATCTCATTCCTAAACGTTCATCAAATTTGAATCTGATAGCTACCTTTGGCTGCATTTGAACATCCACATTAACAAAAATAGTGGCATCGTAGCTTAGGTCATGTTACTTCccatttttaattctaaaaggTTCGTATTGACAACAGGTTGATGCTAATGGGAAGGGAACATTGGACTATGGGGAGTTTCTTGCTGTTTCTCTCCATCTGCAAAGAATGGCCAATGATGAGCATCTTCGGAAGGCCTTTTCTTACTTTGATAAAGATGGCAATGGTTTTATTGAGCCCGATGAGCTTCGGGATGCATTGATGGAGGATGGAGCAGATGATTGTACAAATGTTGCAAATGACATCTTCCAAGAAGTGGACACTGACAAGGTGATCCAATATTTCTTCACCAATAAATTCATATGACCATGTTCTAGTTTAACTGACAATATTATGATTTTGTAAATGCAGGATGGGCGCATCAGCTATGATGAATTTGCAGCCATGATGAAAACTGGTACAGATTGGAGAAAGGCATCTCGACATTACTCGAGAGGGAGATTCAACAGTCTAAGCATAAAGCTGATGAAGGATGGTTCTCTGAATTTGGGGAATGAGTAGAATCGTACTAGCTGTTGGTTTAATTCAACCATGCAAGAAAACGTAAGTAGATCAAGTTCTTTCCTTGTATATCTTAGACTTTGCTTTCTCGTATCACTTGTGATTGTATGGGGAGGGGAGGGAGAGAGGCCTCTGCATTAAACGGGGTTTGATGCTAGTGGATTACAATCTTGTTCGTCTCCTTCACTCTGCTAATGTTAATTTGTCTTTGTGGCCATAATTAAGTTAGGAAGGCACTACCAACTTTTCGGTATATTGTTTCTGGTTGACATTTGACAACATGAACACGGGATTGAATTGAATCAAGTAGTACTTTAGCATACTCCAGGGAAAGCTGCTATTTTCTTCCGCTTTAAGAagtatgttttttattttccccattGGAGGCATTTGGATTAAATGATGCCAATTATCTTCAACTCCAGGCTTTTTCAGAGCTTGGgttgttatttcattttttgtcaGCCTCCGAGTGGGTTCAGAAATCCATTCCATTTGACTCAGGACTACACACAGACGAAGGCAGTGACGATATGGTAGACTGATTCGGTAGCTTTTGTTGGGGGCAGGGGTGGCTAAGTTTCTAAAGGATTCTTACCTGAGCTTCGATGTTTATCATCAAATTTCCTTTAACCTCAATAAAATAGCATCATTCATGACTGAGCCTATTAACTGTTTCCTCCCACCAATAATGAAGCTCTTTACTCCAGTCCATCTGAAGCGTTCTTTAGCTAAAGCCATCGGGGCAACTAGGATGGCGTTCTATTATAGCTCTCGACCATTTGCTTTGTGGTACTTATTTGAGGGAGATTATAAAGAGCATTTGCCTTGTGGTACTGGTCTGTGAGAGGTTATAAAGAGGTTGGAGCGATAATAGGTCGAGTTGATGATAAGCTCTAAGAACATATTGATAGGATCAAAGGATGTCCTAAATTGTCGTAATTATTTAAGAGTAGAACTTCAGAACGTTTTAATTCAATCGATCTCTTAGGTCTAAAAGACCACCTCAATGTGCCAGCGTACGGACAAATTGCTACAAATTAACAAATTCTAATGAGTTGAATGCAAATAAAGGTATCAGTAAGGAAGTAGAACTTCCATTGACTTCAAATCATTTACCATAAACTTacattttgatgatataaactTCAaacattagttacctaacacgAGTATTTGCTATACTACTTTGTCAGCCATTGAGATGGATCATGTCCTGTTCTTACCATTTCCGACTATCAGTGCCTGCCGCTCCTCATGCTGCAAGATGGACATTTATACTGCTTAATGCTCTCAGCTTTAGCTGGTgttattttaacacattttcCATGGAACCACCTCTCACAAACATCACACCCAATCCAAAACTCATCCGCATTGTAATTTCCACCGCAGCTACCGCATAGTGTTTCTCCGTGTTCATCTTCATTGTCCTTGTAATCCGCATCAGCAATCTTAGGATTGCTTTTCACTTGTCCATCACTCGATCTctagaaaatgaagaacacaGTTGGAAACAGAAAATACTAAATGATCAAGCACCCTGCATCACAAGAAAATCTTTCTTTCTTGTAGGGAATATTAGGCTTGCTATCATGCTATCCATGCCTCAATTAATCCAAAAATTGCACTAATCAGGCCCGAAAGAAAGTTTTTTCAGTGATTAACCTTAGTGCTGCCCTGAGATTTGCTCCCACTCTCTATACTTGGTTTATCTTTAACAGGTTTCCTTTCAGTTACAACCTCAAAGACTGTAGGCAGATCGTTCATCATACTAAATAGACGTTTCCTGTAAAGCGAAATCATAATGAAcaaatataatttgtatattcTATAAACAGGAAGCTTATGAAACATTAGGCACGAGACTTATGCATGTATATATCAAGTAACAAGAAACTACTTGTGCAATTGCTTTCCAGTCTTGCATAATCTAAAAACTGGGTTGAGATCCTCTCCATTACTTTTTCAATACAGTAATCATCATTCATATGTGTAGGACCTATCATACTTATGAATAGCTATTAAACTTGTATTGCATAATGGTTATTAGagcttaaaccctaaaacctggGAACCATCATTACACAAACACCGGATTTGAAGtgggaaaaagggaaagaatCCCTCCTTGATAGATTTCTACCAAAATtgagaacaaaataaaactcagAAACGAAGTTAGTAGTACCTTTCATTACGGTTAAGACGAGCAGCAAGATAGAAAGCGAGGGAAATCAACCAGGAATCACTATGGACAGCAACCAAGGACAACCAATCTTTACGGTTCATTCCATCTCTAGCGAAATTGATACCAAGGGCGGGCTCAGGAAGCTCTGCTGGAACTTCTTCTGCTGGCAGACTAACTTCCCAGCTTTCATTCGGATGCCCATAAAGGCATAAATTCTCTCTATCTATAACCCAAACAAAAAAGCTTTTGTAAATCAAACAACTTGAATCTCCAGTAACTtcattgctattattattacaatttgatGTATCCAGAAATTCTTTCTATATATGAGTAACGTGAATTAaagaggaaattgagaaaaatggaCATGCAAAGACAAAACAAGTTGATGAGATCTGGAAATACCTGGACCACAGAGTCCATAAAAGTGATCTACATctgagagaagaaaagaagggtAACGTTAAAGAGATATAAAGAGAGAGGGAAAAACAGGAAAGGATTACCCAAAGTTAAAGCACGAAGGATGGCGGTTCTTCGAGCAGTGTAATCTTTGAAGATTTCCTCAACGGTTCGAGCAGAGGAAGCCATGGATTGGAATTAATGGcctaataaatttgtttttctctATGTTATACAAATGGCAAGCAATATGCCATTGGTACTCTTTTCTTTGAATATAGATTCCGTTAGTATTTAGATGAGTAGGTTAGCTGGGGATCACCATAATTTGCTACTGCCACTCTTTCTTTCACGTGTTGGAGCTCCTGATTGGCTCCTCATAACTAcctctaaatatatatatcaaagaaatatatgattatatcatatgctttttctatttaaatctTTGTTGTGTAATaaatatgatgatttgaatGGAGGGATAtacaattctttttaaatataaatggtGAGTGCAAtccaatttataattatatttgggttattttcaataaaagtcTCTAAATCATATGTTAACTTTTAAATTGATCTTCAACTTCAAAGCTTTTCAATTAAATCTTCAAATTAATATCTCATTTCAGTCAACTCATTTTATCAATCAAGTCATCCGTTTTGGTGTCAAATGCCTTGAATTTGACATGGTTTGTTTCTAACCATGTATggatttataagtattttaagtACTTCTTACCTAAGCCGGCAATTGCCGCTAAAGTTGATAGTtagattgaaaaatatttgtttggaaCTATactttactttaaaatttcaatgcttaatataatgaaaaaccgttataagtaatttaataatcaattgAGCCTACAGGTGAGCCTATAATAGAAAAAACAAGTAATCAATTAAGCCCTCAAATTATACACTTCCATGAAAGCCCTAATGCTATTAACTTTGTGTTGATGTGATGGATAATATGATAAGTTGATGACATGAAAGTTGGCGCCACTTAACAATTTTGAGTCAACACATtctaatttcataaattaacttttcaaatgtTGCAGTTGGTAATGCCTTGAAGAATAAATCtgtcaaatattattatagtgAATTTATCAACTTCTATATCAcctttcttttaatatttttagtgaatgataattttggtgaaatatgtgTCGTATTGTCTCGTTTTATGTATCCTCCTTCATTAAGCTATATATGTTGCATTATCTTCAACTAATATAGTTGACATGCTTTTTTGTAGAGGTAAATTACATATCTTACggatatattaaatcaaaagtcATGGCCAAACACATTCTTGGTGCGCCATATACATTGCAATTATTTCTACATGATTTGAAGAGACAATaactaatatttgttttattgaatGTCATGATATGATTATACCgtcacatgtaaataaatatcccATTTGATATCGATCTCTATGTTAATATGATAAACATCCAACATCTATAAAGCCAACTTATTGAGACTtttaatcatttgaataaaacaaGCCTATACCAATTGTCCTATgagatatttaaatatatccTTAATCCCATTCCAATGCTTGAGTACTAGAGAAAAGATAAACTTACAAACTTACAACAAATGTTGTATCAAATTGtgtgttgtttgcaagatacatTTATGCCCTTTTAGCACTAAGATATGATACTTTAAGAACAAGTAgctcttctttattttcataaggaCGAAAGGAGTCTTTACTTAGATCTAGTGATCTTACAACTATTTGAGTATTTAATGTGCTTTATCCATAtagaatttctttaaaatctttGCAAAAATATTTAAGTTCATACATCTATTGATCTTTCTgtacaaaactttgtttttccaagatatttcatctcaaattctttctttaaacaatttattgcATTTTAGTGTTAGGATTTAGTACCCTAAGTGTAGTTTTTTCGTCATTTATACTAgtatttttcgaacaaattggtttaaataaaattccattATTCATATTAATATTGTTTGTATTTGTACTCAACATTTTTTACACGTAAAGCAAAATGtaagcaaatattgactcattGATTGCCTAGTATTTAACTAATGCTAAGTTGCATTACGTGGATAGATcataatacgaaaagacaacttgtattgaTAAGTAATCTAAAAGATTCATAATCTGATAAATCAAAATTGAGCATATTGATTAAAAGACTATTAGCCGTTTATCAAGTCCAAAAGGGAAGATACATTGTCTTGGATATCGAAGTGGATTACTCCTACAATTTAATAGAGGCATAGATGTGATTGTCTAAATTGACAATACATCGGATAggacccaagttgaattaattctaGATCTAGTTATggattaattcacttgtgaagTTCATAGTGTGGCTTACCTCGATCCTGACTAAGTGATTGATTATGTGTGcatgagttgtatattttgatgtattaaaaGCCCAAGTTCAAATAACTAAAGAGCAGAAAGCTAGTATGTTGGGTATACAACTTTTTCATAACATAGCTTCATTTACAATAGTGGACTTCATAGTCcaataaagggtaaatgatGTCCtttcattgacattacatgataaatgaaaaagtaatgCGACGACGTGTGATTTGTCTAGGAAAAAATGACTTAATAactatttgttagtaattgaattttttcatGAAAGATGATGTATTACATAACGTGACATAAAATATAGTTATATTGGATGAATAGATTTAACCCAAAAAGGTTAAGGATATTCTATAAGGGTAACActcttatgacaaggtcattggacaaacatttattaagttgatttcctaatgatatataatagcgagagttcaatcatggtactttagtggaatgtcacaattattaaatagtattgtaattaataaatgaagAGTCAAAACttagttataattttatccGTAGAGTTTCTTGGTGATAAAGGTGATGATCCCATTGTGGTTGAACAATGGTTATCTCGTTTATGTAGAGtgataaaagaattgaaatgtACTCCTGAAGATAGTCTTTTGTGTGCTATATCATTGTTAGAAGGGAAAACTTATCTAAGGTGTGAAACCTTGGTTAGCGTAACTCTTGAAGAAATGATTGGCTGAGATTTCTTTCTGGAAAAGTTTAGGGAAAGATATGTAAACTAGATGTATGTTAAACAAATGAGGAAGGAATCTCTATATTTAAGATGAGGTAGAATGTCTGTTATGGAATATGAGCAAGAATTCCTTAGACTTAGTCATTATGCAAGGAACATATTTCAGATAGAAAAGGAAACGTGTGATAAATTTGAGTGGGGATTAAGGGATAAAATTTGTGTATTAGTGGGAGCTTCTGAATGTAAAACTCTTGAGCAATGATAGCTAAGGCCCATAAGATAGAAACGGTCATCAGAGATAGAAGTAGGAATCTTGAAAGGGAAAGGATGAAGTGGGAAAGGTTAAACCCTTCACCTTTAGCAAGTTTTAAAAGACCTAGAGGTCAGATCTACCCAGTTTCAAGAAGGGATTTGCAGTTTACAGGTTTCAATCGTGAATGATTCAATAGATCAAATGCTTTGATGGCAAGCTCTGGTGGTTCTGGAATGATGAGCAATGTATGCGATTATTGTGGTAAAAATCATGGTGGAGAATGCAGAAAGTGTTTAGGGGCATGTTATAGATATGGATCCAAATATCACTTACTTAATGATTTTCCATCTAAAATTGAAGCGAGCACAAAATAGTCTATTCGAGgacctcaaaattttcaataagaGACTAGATCAGGAATGGCAGCAAAGTCTAGTTCAATGCAGGGAGTATTGAGGAAAAATGTTAGTAAGCCAAATTATGGAGTGTTAGCTCGAGCTTATGTGATGAAAGTAAAGGAGGATGCTGATTTGCCTGAGGTGATAACGAGTAAATTTTCCTTTCTCAGAATCAGTATTTATGCTTTGATTGTTCCAGGGTCTACGCATTCATATATTTGCAGTAAGGTTGTAGAGGGTCTAAGTCTCCAAATAGTGTATTATAAAACCAATGTGTTAGTAACTAATCCTTAGGGTTAAAGTACTATGGTGAATAAGTTGATAAAAAATTGTCTATTGGTATTTGGTGAGTATACATTTTGGCAGGTTTGTTATTActgagttttaatgaatttgatgcTATTTTGGGGTTGAATTGGTTGATAAGACATAATGCTATAGTTGACTGTTGTAGTAGAGGTGTACGTCTGATAACTACTGAGGGTAAGGAGGTATTGATACCTAGTATACAAACTGATTTGACGAACATAATAATCTCTACTGTATCTGTTAGAAAGATGATTGTTATGGGCGCAAATGATTATTTAACTTATATCATGGATTCATTTGAGTCAAGAAAGGAAATTAATCAAGTTCTTATGGTAAGAGAATTTTCAGAGGAGCTTCCTAGAGTGACACTTGAGAGAGAAGTAGAATTTTTTATTGAGTTAGAATCTGGAATAGTACCTATTTCCTATACTCCTTACAGAATGGCCTTGTTAGAACTTAAAGAAATAAAGGAGAAGTTGAAAGATCTGTTAGATAAGGGTTTTATAAGACCAAGTGTATCACCGTGGGGTTCACCAattctgtttgtgaaaaagaaagatggaacaaTGCACATGTGTATAGATTATCataaattgaataagataacaataaaaaataagtatcctCTTCCTAGGATTGAAGATTTGCTTGACCAGTTATGTGGGGCTACAATTTACTCTAAAATTGATTTGAGGTCTGGATACTATCATGTAAAATTAAGGGTGATGATGTGCCTAAGACAACTTTTCGATCAAGGCATAGtcactatgaatttttagtaatgccctttggtttgactaatgcgtCTGCAATATTCATGTATTTAATGAAAAAAGTATTCCAGCCATACTTAGATCAACTTGTAGTGAtctttattgatgatatattggtttattctaataatgatgatgattatAAAGAACATTTGTGAATTGTGCTTAGAACTCTGCATGATAATCAGTTgtatgctaagtttagtaaatgtAAGTTTTGGCTGAAAGAAGTACATTTTTTGAGACATGTTATTTCTGCTAATGGTATTAAAGTAGATCTTGCCAAGGTAAAAGCAATACTTGAGTGAAATCTGTCTAAAAATGTATTCAAAGTCCGTAGTTTTTTGGGATTAGTAGGGTATTATAGAAGATttgtgaaaatattttcaatattagcATCACCAGTTACTCGattattgaagaaaaaagaaaagtttgtgTGGAATGATGAatgtcagcagagttttgagaaattgaaaatagttttgACTGAAGCTCCAGTATTAACACAACCAAAGTCTGGTGTTGAGTACACAATTTTTACTGACGCATCTTTGAATAggttgggttgtgtacttatgtaAAAGGGTAAGGTTATATCTTATGCATCTCATCAGCTTAAaccacatgagaaaaactatcGAACTCATGATTTGGAATTAGCAACAGTGGTTTTAGCATTGAAGATATAGAGACATTATTTATATGGAGAAAAATGTCATGTATTATCTGAtaataaaagtttgaagtatttgatgactcaaaaTGATTTGAATTTGTGCCCAAGAAGATGGTTAGAACTGCTGAAAGATTATGATATGA
The sequence above is a segment of the Gossypium raimondii isolate GPD5lz chromosome 4, ASM2569854v1, whole genome shotgun sequence genome. Coding sequences within it:
- the LOC105779795 gene encoding PHD finger protein ALFIN-LIKE 1, with protein sequence MASSARTVEEIFKDYTARRTAILRALTLDVDHFYGLCGPDRENLCLYGHPNESWEVSLPAEEVPAELPEPALGINFARDGMNRKDWLSLVAVHSDSWLISLAFYLAARLNRNERKRLFSMMNDLPTVFEVVTERKPVKDKPSIESGSKSQGSTKRSSDGQVKSNPKIADADYKDNEDEHGETLCGSCGGNYNADEFWIGCDVCERWFHGKCVKITPAKAESIKQYKCPSCSMRSGRH
- the LOC105779794 gene encoding calcium-dependent protein kinase 13; this encodes MGNCCRSPAAVAREDVKSNFSGHDHGRKDSVSKQKPPITVLNGVPKENIEEKYLVDRELGRGEFGVTYLCIDRGTRELLACKSISKRKLRTAVDIEDVRREVAIMKHLPKNSSIVSLKEACEDDNAVHLVMELCEGGELFDRIVARGHYTERAAAAVTRTIVEVVQLCHKHGVIHRDLKPENFLFANKKENSPLKAIDFGLSIFFKPGERFSEIVGSPYYMAPEVLKRNYGQEIDIWSAGVILYILLCGVPPFWAESEQGVAQAILRGLIDFKRDPWPNISESAKSLVRQMLEPDPKLRLTAKQVLEHPWLQNAKKAPNVPLGDVVKSRLKQFSMMNRFKRKALRVIAEFLSVEEVEDIKVMFNKMDTDNDGIVSVEELKAGFKNYGSQLAEPEVQMLIEAVDANGKGTLDYGEFLAVSLHLQRMANDEHLRKAFSYFDKDGNGFIEPDELRDALMEDGADDCTNVANDIFQEVDTDKDGRISYDEFAAMMKTGTDWRKASRHYSRGRFNSLSIKLMKDGSLNLGNE